In Artemia franciscana chromosome 4, ASM3288406v1, whole genome shotgun sequence, a single window of DNA contains:
- the LOC136026195 gene encoding uncharacterized protein LOC136026195 — MDMPQTPNMAEPITIPETDVVKKEVEEALPSNHEELFDFPNQLLSVKKEDVPVGTFGCFSQPCKLEPDTQELGSTCFDSKEAEYTSPSDVDMIRETSNSTLSPEHQQLPLNVASRISNLTSVLDSQDVEGKDEGIFENNSIVILVGKRKFPYSRIHQPY, encoded by the exons ATGGATATGCCTCAAACTCCAAACATGGCTGAGCCTATTACCATTCCTGAGACTGATGTTGTTAAAAAAG AAGTTGAAGAGGCTTTACCAAGTAACCATGAGGAGCTTTTTGACTTTCCAAACCAACTTTTGTCTGTTAAAAAGGAAGATGTTCCTGTGGGTACTTTTGGCTGTTTTTCACAACCATGTAAACTTGAGCCTGACACGCAGGAACTGGGCTCCACATGTTTTGACAGTAAAG AAGCTGAATATACTTCGCCAAGTGATGTTGACATGATTAGAGAAACTTCTAATTCTACTCTATCACCTGAGCATCAACAGCTACCTTTGAATGTTGCATCCAGGATATCCAATTTAACATCTGTGTTGGACTCCCAAGATGTGGAGGGTAAGGATGAaggtatatttgaaaataatagcattgtaatattagttggaaaaaggAAATTCCCTTATTCACGCATCCACCAACCCTACTAA